The proteins below are encoded in one region of Sphingobium yanoikuyae:
- a CDS encoding ATP-binding protein, giving the protein MNGAYGREDHSTQKALAARWTIAAEAMEALAGARSLDAVVAVLRAFARRAVGADGIAVVLRDGDKCHYIAEDAKAPLWAGQRFPAETCVSGWAMLNQETAVIADIFDDVRVPVDAYSQTFVRSMIMVPIGRVDPIAAVGAYWSEPAMPTDNEISLLEALARAASTALENGRLFSALESLNDHLDQRVRERTSELESAQDKLRQIQKMDVLGQLTGHVAHDFNNLLTPIIGGLDQIIAGGRSPEAVARTANIAMQAAETAQTLVKRLLAFGRRQPLQPTSVNLSETLENMQTLLVSTVGPQIILHVDAAPDVPPVRADRHQLELAILNLVVNARDAMPNGGQVIISAERCKSRLPVPLIPGQFVCLRITDTGIGMTPAVQASATEPFFTTKPVGHGTGLGLSMAHGLAGQLGGALEIVSEVGQGTEVQLWLPIEKQKPVAVVADGDGGEITATQGKVLLIDDNALVRHGTREMLTDLGYDVVDIDNAELGLSMIAADFRPDIVVTDHIMPGMTGAELALRLRVDHPEIALLIISGYEGVDLIAPDIPRLSKPFRRQHLQASIAAAQAQTVGRA; this is encoded by the coding sequence ATGAATGGAGCATATGGCCGGGAAGACCATTCGACTCAGAAGGCGCTCGCGGCCCGCTGGACCATAGCGGCCGAGGCCATGGAAGCCCTGGCCGGCGCGCGGTCCCTGGATGCGGTGGTCGCCGTCCTGCGCGCCTTCGCCCGCCGCGCCGTCGGCGCAGACGGTATCGCGGTCGTGCTGCGCGACGGCGACAAATGCCATTATATCGCCGAGGACGCCAAGGCGCCTTTATGGGCCGGGCAACGATTCCCGGCGGAAACCTGTGTGTCCGGCTGGGCGATGCTGAACCAGGAAACCGCGGTCATCGCCGACATATTCGACGATGTCCGGGTGCCGGTCGATGCCTATAGCCAGACCTTCGTCCGCAGCATGATCATGGTGCCGATCGGCCGGGTCGACCCGATCGCCGCCGTGGGCGCCTATTGGTCCGAACCGGCGATGCCGACCGACAATGAGATTTCGCTGCTCGAAGCGCTGGCACGGGCCGCGTCCACCGCACTCGAAAATGGCCGACTCTTCAGCGCACTCGAATCCCTGAACGATCATCTAGACCAGCGCGTGCGCGAACGCACGAGCGAACTGGAAAGCGCGCAGGACAAGCTGCGGCAAATCCAGAAGATGGACGTGCTGGGCCAGTTGACCGGGCATGTCGCGCATGACTTCAACAATCTGCTGACGCCGATCATCGGCGGGCTGGACCAGATCATCGCCGGTGGTCGATCCCCCGAAGCGGTCGCCCGTACCGCCAATATCGCGATGCAGGCGGCGGAAACCGCGCAGACGCTGGTCAAGCGGCTGCTGGCCTTCGGCCGTCGCCAGCCGTTGCAACCGACATCGGTCAATCTTTCCGAGACGCTGGAGAATATGCAGACCTTGCTGGTCAGCACGGTCGGCCCGCAGATCATTCTCCATGTCGATGCCGCGCCGGATGTGCCGCCGGTACGCGCCGATCGACATCAGCTGGAACTGGCCATCCTCAACCTGGTGGTCAACGCGCGCGACGCCATGCCGAACGGCGGCCAGGTCATCATTTCCGCCGAACGGTGCAAGAGCCGCCTCCCCGTGCCACTGATCCCCGGCCAATTTGTCTGCCTGCGCATCACCGACACCGGCATCGGCATGACCCCGGCGGTCCAGGCATCTGCAACCGAGCCCTTCTTCACGACCAAGCCGGTCGGTCATGGCACCGGGCTTGGCCTGTCCATGGCGCATGGCCTGGCCGGCCAGTTGGGCGGTGCGCTCGAAATCGTCAGCGAAGTGGGCCAGGGCACGGAAGTCCAGCTCTGGCTGCCGATCGAGAAGCAGAAGCCGGTGGCCGTGGTGGCGGATGGTGATGGCGGCGAGATCACAGCAACGCAAGGCAAGGTGCTGCTGATCGACGACAATGCCCTGGTCCGCCATGGCACGCGGGAAATGCTGACCGACCTTGGCTATGACGTGGTCGACATCGACAATGCCGAACTGGGACTCAGCATGATCGCCGCCGATTTCCGGCCCGACATCGTCGTCACCGACCATATCATGCCCGGCATGACCGGCGCCGAACTGGCGCTGCGGTTGCGCGTCGACCATCCCGAGATCGCGCTGCTCATCATATCGGGCTATGAAGGCGTCGACCTGATCGCCCCGGATATTCCGCGCCTTTCCAAGCCCTTCCGCCGCCAGCATCTTCAGGCCAGCATCGCGGCCGCGCAGGCGCAGACCGTGGGGCGTGCCTAG
- a CDS encoding transglycosylase domain-containing protein — protein sequence MAVPMTELPNPAPTGTPAPAADEARPFGAGPPSAFAPPTPWKRRLQIFGWIVAVGLALLMLIIAWLAVTAPMSRSLQPIAPPSISLMSADGHLVARRGAIIDKPVEVAKLPAHVPQAFMAIEDRRFYDHWGVDPRGIARAMWHNIWSDGSSQGGSTITQQLAKGVFLSSDRTMGRKAREALIAFWLEAWLTKDQILERYLSNVYFGDNVYGLRAASLHYFDRQPERLTISQAAMLAGLLKAPSRLAPTSNLKGARARAALVTQAMVEAGYISKAQRDQLAPARLDVRESPDATSGTYFADWVLPEARDRAGAVYGAQEVKTTLDWRIQRLAEAAIRRAPLGGAQVALVAMKPDGSVVAMIGGKNYEKSSFNRAVQAKRQPGSTFKLFVYLAAFRAGMTPDDMIEDTPITTGTYRPANHGGKYRGRITLRQAFAASSNVAAVRLTQKVGVDNVIKVARDLGVTAPLTEDLSLALGTSEIPLVELAEAYASVAAGAYPVLAHGLPPEEQGWFDRLMKRQRHFSDDQLEMIRDLLSSAANRGTGSAAALRTSTFGKTGTTQDSRDAIFVGYAGGLVTAVWIGNDDNAPLPGGAAGGGVPARIWRNFMAGAINEPVEKVPEEEQDPDLVNAIANVSVETGIGNVGVGMDQGGMTVTIDGNQLRIPSDQPLPLPPQGVPPPRIAPTQPQENEPPQP from the coding sequence ATGGCCGTGCCGATGACCGAATTGCCCAACCCCGCCCCTACCGGCACGCCCGCCCCGGCTGCTGACGAAGCGCGCCCGTTCGGCGCCGGCCCGCCCAGCGCCTTTGCCCCGCCCACCCCGTGGAAGCGGCGGCTGCAGATTTTCGGCTGGATCGTGGCGGTGGGGCTGGCCCTGTTGATGCTGATCATCGCCTGGCTGGCGGTGACGGCGCCGATGTCGCGTTCGCTCCAGCCCATTGCCCCGCCCAGCATCAGCCTGATGTCGGCCGACGGCCATCTGGTCGCGCGGCGCGGCGCCATCATCGACAAGCCGGTGGAGGTGGCCAAGCTGCCCGCCCATGTCCCCCAGGCCTTCATGGCGATCGAGGATCGCCGCTTCTATGACCATTGGGGTGTCGATCCGCGCGGCATCGCCCGCGCCATGTGGCACAATATCTGGTCCGATGGATCATCGCAGGGCGGCAGCACCATCACCCAGCAGCTGGCCAAGGGCGTATTCCTGTCGAGCGATCGGACCATGGGCCGCAAGGCGCGCGAAGCGCTGATCGCCTTCTGGCTGGAGGCCTGGCTGACCAAGGACCAGATCCTCGAACGCTACCTCTCGAACGTCTATTTCGGCGACAATGTCTATGGCCTGCGCGCCGCCTCGCTCCATTATTTCGATCGTCAGCCCGAACGGCTGACCATATCCCAGGCCGCGATGCTGGCCGGCCTGCTGAAGGCGCCCTCGCGCCTTGCACCGACCAGCAACCTGAAGGGCGCGCGCGCCCGCGCCGCGCTGGTGACGCAGGCGATGGTCGAGGCCGGCTATATCAGCAAGGCCCAGCGCGATCAGCTCGCCCCGGCCCGCCTTGATGTGCGCGAGTCCCCGGATGCCACCAGCGGCACCTATTTTGCCGACTGGGTGCTGCCCGAAGCGCGCGACCGGGCGGGCGCCGTCTATGGCGCGCAGGAGGTGAAGACGACGCTCGACTGGCGCATCCAGCGCCTCGCCGAAGCCGCGATCCGGCGCGCGCCGCTGGGCGGGGCACAGGTGGCGCTGGTGGCGATGAAGCCCGACGGCAGCGTCGTCGCCATGATCGGCGGCAAGAATTACGAGAAGAGCAGCTTCAACCGCGCCGTGCAGGCGAAGCGCCAGCCCGGCTCCACCTTCAAGCTGTTCGTCTATCTCGCCGCGTTCCGCGCCGGCATGACGCCCGACGACATGATCGAGGATACGCCGATCACCACCGGCACCTATCGCCCGGCCAATCATGGCGGCAAATATCGCGGCCGCATCACGTTGCGCCAGGCCTTTGCCGCGTCGAGCAATGTGGCAGCCGTGCGCCTGACCCAGAAGGTCGGCGTCGACAATGTCATCAAGGTTGCCCGCGATCTGGGCGTTACCGCGCCGCTGACCGAGGATCTCAGCCTCGCGCTCGGCACGTCGGAAATCCCGCTGGTGGAACTGGCCGAGGCCTATGCGTCGGTGGCGGCCGGCGCCTATCCGGTGCTCGCCCATGGCCTGCCCCCCGAGGAACAGGGCTGGTTCGATCGCCTGATGAAGCGCCAGCGTCATTTCAGCGACGACCAGCTCGAAATGATCCGCGACCTCCTGTCGTCCGCCGCCAATCGCGGCACTGGCAGCGCCGCCGCGCTGCGCACCAGCACCTTTGGCAAGACCGGCACGACCCAGGATAGTCGCGACGCGATTTTCGTCGGCTATGCCGGCGGCCTGGTGACGGCAGTGTGGATCGGCAATGACGACAATGCCCCGCTGCCCGGCGGCGCGGCCGGCGGCGGTGTGCCAGCACGTATTTGGCGCAATTTCATGGCCGGCGCCATCAACGAGCCAGTCGAGAAGGTGCCCGAGGAAGAGCAAGATCCCGACCTGGTAAACGCCATCGCCAATGTCAGCGTCGAAACCGGCATCGGCAATGTCGGCGTCGGCATGGATCAGGGCGGAATGACCGTCACGATCGATGGCAACCAGCTTCGCATTCCGTCCGACCAGCCTTTGCCGCTGCCGCCGCAGGGCGTGCCCCCACCGCGGATCGCGCCGACCCAGCCCCAGGAAAATGAACCGCCGCAGCCATGA
- a CDS encoding MFS transporter, with protein sequence MQASLRLLKKRRFLPLFITQLLGAFNDNLFKNAMVLFVVYQVYNDERSETWFSALATGIFIIPFFLLSALSGQLADQRDKAVIIRWVKAAEIIIMTVGATGLALIWSGIAVHILAIPLLLAALFAMGIHSTFFGPIKYAILPQHLHDDEVLGGTGLVEAGTYIAILAGTILAGIIPIEAAAIGVVVTAFIGYFASRAVPPAPSLLAKQPIDFHVIRSSVALVRGTMHIPRLYLAIMSISFFWAVGSVLFIQFPPLVKNVLTADKSVASLFLAIFSIGIAIGSIAINRLLAGHVSAKYAPASVIGMGCCIIAFHVVCDLWTPAPGGQMLPLAGFLAHPMAIPLSLCLLGVATFGGMFVVPLYAFLTTTVEKCEAARTVAANNIVNSGAMVVGSLIAIGLTLAGLEVVYQLLLVAAMCLPCAWLAWRLHKACDGPACSGEL encoded by the coding sequence ATGCAAGCCTCACTCAGGCTCCTCAAAAAGCGCCGTTTTCTGCCGCTTTTCATCACCCAGCTTCTCGGCGCCTTCAACGATAACCTGTTCAAGAACGCCATGGTGCTGTTCGTGGTGTATCAGGTCTATAATGACGAGCGGTCCGAAACCTGGTTCAGTGCGCTGGCCACCGGCATCTTCATCATTCCCTTCTTCCTGCTGTCCGCCCTGTCGGGCCAATTGGCCGATCAGCGCGACAAGGCCGTCATCATCCGCTGGGTGAAGGCAGCCGAAATCATCATCATGACGGTCGGCGCGACCGGCCTGGCGCTGATCTGGAGCGGCATTGCCGTCCATATCCTGGCGATCCCACTGCTGCTCGCCGCGCTGTTCGCGATGGGCATCCACTCCACCTTCTTCGGCCCGATCAAATATGCGATCCTGCCCCAACATCTGCACGATGACGAGGTTCTGGGCGGCACCGGGCTGGTGGAAGCCGGCACCTATATCGCGATCCTGGCCGGCACCATCCTCGCCGGCATCATCCCGATCGAGGCCGCGGCCATCGGCGTGGTGGTGACCGCCTTCATTGGCTATTTTGCCAGCCGGGCCGTGCCCCCTGCCCCATCGCTGCTCGCCAAGCAGCCGATCGACTTCCACGTCATCCGATCCTCGGTCGCGCTGGTGCGCGGCACGATGCATATTCCGCGCCTCTATCTGGCGATCATGTCGATCAGCTTCTTCTGGGCCGTGGGATCGGTGCTGTTCATCCAGTTCCCGCCGCTGGTGAAGAATGTCCTGACCGCGGACAAGTCGGTCGCCAGCCTGTTCCTGGCGATCTTCTCGATCGGCATCGCGATCGGATCGATCGCGATCAACCGGCTGCTCGCCGGCCATGTCTCGGCCAAATATGCACCCGCGTCGGTGATCGGCATGGGCTGCTGCATCATCGCCTTCCATGTGGTGTGTGACCTGTGGACGCCGGCGCCGGGCGGCCAGATGCTGCCGCTCGCCGGCTTCCTCGCCCATCCGATGGCGATCCCGCTGTCGCTCTGCCTGCTCGGCGTGGCGACCTTTGGCGGCATGTTCGTGGTGCCGCTCTACGCCTTCCTCACGACCACGGTCGAGAAGTGCGAAGCGGCGCGCACCGTGGCGGCCAATAATATCGTCAATTCCGGCGCCATGGTGGTCGGATCACTGATCGCGATCGGCCTGACCCTAGCCGGCCTGGAGGTGGTCTATCAGCTGCTGCTGGTGGCGGCGATGTGCCTGCCCTGCGCCTGGCTGGCCTGGCGGCTGCACAAGGCCTGTGACGGCCCGGCCTGCAGCGGCGAGCTTTAG
- the pgsA gene encoding CDP-diacylglycerol--glycerol-3-phosphate 3-phosphatidyltransferase, whose translation MLTLPNLLTLSRIITVPLLVALLWPGEMGARWTTGYGLAFGLYCLMGITDYFDGYLARAQGAVSKLGVFLDPIADKIMVGAVILMLAATRDIAGIHIAAAMIILLREIAVSGLREFLAGLQVSVPVSRLAKWKTTFQLIALGALILAGAVPQFPFVQSVGILTLWAAAILTLITGWDYLRVGIKHMD comes from the coding sequence ATGCTGACGCTGCCCAATTTGCTGACGCTTTCGCGCATCATCACCGTGCCCTTGCTGGTGGCCCTGTTGTGGCCCGGCGAGATGGGCGCGCGCTGGACCACGGGCTATGGCCTTGCCTTCGGTCTCTACTGCCTGATGGGCATCACCGACTATTTCGACGGCTACCTCGCCCGTGCGCAGGGTGCGGTGTCGAAGCTCGGCGTGTTCCTTGATCCGATCGCGGACAAGATCATGGTCGGCGCGGTCATCCTGATGCTCGCCGCGACGCGCGACATCGCCGGCATCCATATCGCGGCCGCGATGATCATCCTGCTGCGCGAGATTGCCGTGTCGGGGCTGCGGGAATTTCTGGCCGGCCTTCAGGTGTCGGTCCCGGTGTCGCGCCTCGCCAAGTGGAAGACGACGTTCCAGTTGATCGCGCTGGGCGCCTTGATCCTGGCCGGCGCCGTGCCGCAATTCCCCTTCGTGCAGAGCGTTGGCATCCTGACCCTGTGGGCCGCCGCGATCCTGACGCTGATTACCGGCTGGGATTATCTGCGCGTTGGCATCAAGCATATGGATTGA
- the moaD gene encoding molybdopterin converting factor subunit 1 produces MATVTLVYFAWVREAIGRDEERVELASPDETVAELVARLAAQGGGYAEALADPDRLRAALDQQFVGFDQAIGTARELALFPPVTGG; encoded by the coding sequence ATGGCGACTGTGACCCTCGTCTATTTTGCCTGGGTGCGCGAAGCCATTGGCCGCGATGAGGAGCGGGTCGAACTGGCTTCGCCGGATGAGACTGTAGCGGAACTGGTGGCGCGACTGGCGGCGCAGGGCGGTGGCTATGCCGAAGCGCTGGCCGATCCGGATCGGTTGCGCGCGGCGCTGGACCAGCAGTTTGTCGGTTTCGATCAGGCAATCGGCACGGCGCGGGAATTGGCGCTGTTCCCGCCGGTCACGGGTGGATGA
- a CDS encoding molybdenum cofactor biosynthesis protein MoaE, with protein sequence MKRVAIQADDFDISAELAALEALGGGGVASFTGIVRGEEGLVALELEHYPAMTQRQAERIAEEAMARWPLLGLSIIHRHGRLLPGERIVFVGTASRHRAAALESCAFLIDWLKSRAPFWKKAHYADGAGAWVAPRAEDEAKAQDWDR encoded by the coding sequence ATGAAACGGGTCGCCATCCAGGCGGATGATTTCGATATTTCGGCCGAGCTTGCCGCGCTCGAAGCGCTGGGCGGCGGCGGGGTGGCCAGTTTCACCGGTATCGTCCGCGGCGAAGAGGGGCTGGTGGCGCTGGAACTGGAACATTATCCGGCGATGACGCAGCGCCAGGCCGAACGGATCGCGGAGGAGGCGATGGCGCGCTGGCCGCTGCTGGGACTGTCCATCATTCATCGCCATGGCCGGCTGCTGCCGGGCGAGCGGATCGTGTTCGTCGGCACGGCATCACGGCATCGCGCGGCGGCGCTGGAAAGCTGCGCCTTCCTGATCGACTGGCTGAAATCGCGCGCGCCCTTCTGGAAAAAGGCGCATTATGCCGATGGCGCAGGCGCCTGGGTCGCGCCCCGCGCCGAGGATGAGGCCAAGGCGCAGGATTGGGATCGCTGA
- a CDS encoding hydrogen peroxide-inducible genes activator gives MSNYMPTLKQLQYLVALKEHGHFGKAADSCYVTQSTLSAGIRELESLIGVTLVERTRRVVRFTALGDRIVEKAHRVLREAEELAAIAEASGKPLTGELRMSVIPTIAPFLLPRLLPRLRADRPELKLYLREETTQAAIDSLRHGNVDCVLMALPYPTGELDSEILFQDPLYVAFPRDDPTNPPDWIKPDMIDENKLLLLEDGHCLKDHALAACNRPDLRASATMMGTSLHTLIQMVDNGLGVTMLPEMALAGGILEHTNITARPLQSDHAWRDIALVWRKNSPREKEFHLLAEILRDAADHPAIRANAA, from the coding sequence ATGTCGAACTACATGCCCACGCTCAAACAGCTGCAATATTTGGTTGCGCTGAAGGAACATGGCCATTTCGGCAAGGCAGCCGACAGCTGCTATGTGACCCAGTCCACCCTGTCTGCCGGCATCCGCGAACTGGAATCCCTGATCGGCGTCACGCTGGTCGAGCGAACGCGCCGCGTCGTGCGCTTCACGGCGCTGGGCGATCGCATCGTCGAAAAGGCGCACCGCGTCCTGCGCGAGGCGGAGGAGCTTGCCGCGATCGCCGAGGCGTCAGGCAAGCCGCTGACCGGCGAATTGCGGATGAGCGTCATCCCGACGATTGCGCCCTTCCTGCTACCCCGTCTGCTTCCCCGCCTGCGCGCCGACCGGCCGGAACTGAAACTCTATCTGCGCGAGGAAACGACCCAGGCGGCGATCGATTCGCTGCGCCATGGCAATGTCGACTGCGTGCTGATGGCCCTGCCCTATCCGACCGGCGAACTGGATAGCGAGATATTGTTCCAGGATCCGCTCTATGTCGCCTTCCCGCGCGACGATCCGACCAATCCGCCGGACTGGATCAAGCCGGACATGATCGACGAGAACAAGCTGCTGCTGCTGGAGGACGGGCATTGCCTGAAGGACCATGCGCTGGCCGCCTGCAATCGCCCCGACCTGCGCGCCAGCGCGACGATGATGGGCACCTCGCTCCACACGCTGATCCAGATGGTCGACAATGGCCTGGGCGTCACGATGCTGCCGGAAATGGCGCTGGCCGGCGGCATATTGGAACATACCAATATCACCGCACGCCCGCTGCAGTCCGATCATGCCTGGCGCGACATTGCCCTGGTCTGGCGCAAGAACAGCCCGCGCGAAAAGGAATTCCATCTGCTCGCCGAGATATTGCGCGACGCGGCGGACCATCCAGCAATCCGCGCCAACGCCGCCTGA
- a CDS encoding sulfite exporter TauE/SafE family protein produces MIDTFIAHFGEILPFILIGFGAQIIDGALGMAYGVISSTLLLAMGVPPSRASASVHAAETFTTGVSAISHILHRNVDWGLFARLVIPGVIGGVAGAYLLSNIDGAIIKPFVQFYLAAIGIYLIWRGFHFPPHSKSPKWVAPLGLVGGFMDASGGGGWGPVVTSNLLIQGSSPRHTIGTVNSVEFILTLSISLTFLFHLGWESFTTYTIGLLIGGVVAAPFGAMLARHVAPKVLFVAVGIILTLTSAFGIAKYLGYIG; encoded by the coding sequence ATGATCGACACATTTATCGCCCATTTTGGCGAAATACTGCCCTTCATCCTGATCGGCTTCGGCGCGCAGATTATCGATGGCGCCCTCGGCATGGCCTATGGCGTGATTTCCAGCACCCTGTTGCTGGCCATGGGCGTGCCGCCCAGCCGTGCGTCCGCCAGCGTCCATGCCGCCGAAACCTTCACCACCGGCGTGTCCGCGATCAGCCATATCCTGCACCGCAATGTCGACTGGGGCCTGTTCGCCCGGCTCGTCATTCCCGGCGTGATCGGCGGCGTGGCCGGCGCCTACCTGCTCTCCAACATCGACGGCGCGATCATCAAGCCCTTCGTCCAGTTCTACCTGGCAGCGATCGGCATCTACCTGATCTGGCGCGGCTTCCATTTCCCCCCGCACAGCAAGAGCCCGAAATGGGTCGCGCCGCTGGGCCTGGTCGGCGGATTCATGGACGCGTCGGGCGGCGGCGGCTGGGGTCCGGTCGTGACATCCAACCTGCTGATCCAGGGATCGAGCCCGCGCCACACCATCGGCACGGTCAACAGCGTCGAATTCATTCTGACCCTGTCGATCAGCCTCACCTTCCTGTTCCATCTGGGCTGGGAAAGCTTCACCACCTACACGATCGGCCTGCTGATCGGCGGCGTGGTGGCAGCCCCCTTTGGCGCCATGCTGGCCCGCCATGTCGCGCCTAAAGTGCTGTTCGTGGCCGTCGGCATCATCCTGACCCTGACGTCGGCCTTCGGCATCGCCAAATATCTTGGTTATATCGGATAA
- the epsC gene encoding serine O-acetyltransferase EpsC, whose protein sequence is MLRNLIAYLDSVKSRDPAPRSRAEILLYPGIWSLAFHRVAHRLYRARLYFLARAVNHLSRFLTGNDIHPGAKIGKRFFIDHGFTVIGETAEIGDDVTLYQNVTLGGTDPANGIAGKRHPTLENGVIVGSGAQVLGPVRVGARARVGANAVVTKDVAEAATMVGIPARAMLVDVTAYQRDFLPYGTPCSDCFDPEKQKLELLQCEVEQLQKRLAELLAQKQAPELPADDVALFKERGRA, encoded by the coding sequence ATGCTGCGTAATCTCATCGCCTATCTGGATTCGGTCAAGTCGCGCGACCCTGCGCCGCGATCGCGGGCGGAAATCCTGCTTTATCCCGGTATCTGGTCGCTGGCCTTCCATCGCGTGGCGCATCGTCTCTATCGCGCGCGGCTCTATTTCCTGGCGCGGGCGGTCAATCATCTGTCGCGCTTCCTGACCGGCAATGACATTCATCCCGGCGCGAAGATCGGCAAGCGCTTCTTCATCGATCATGGCTTCACCGTGATCGGCGAGACGGCGGAGATTGGCGATGATGTCACCCTCTATCAGAATGTGACGCTGGGCGGGACCGATCCCGCCAACGGGATTGCCGGAAAGCGCCATCCGACGCTGGAGAATGGCGTGATCGTGGGGTCGGGTGCGCAGGTGCTGGGGCCGGTCCGTGTCGGCGCCCGTGCCCGTGTCGGCGCCAATGCGGTGGTGACCAAGGATGTGGCGGAGGCCGCGACCATGGTCGGCATTCCCGCGCGCGCGATGCTGGTCGATGTCACCGCCTATCAGCGCGACTTCCTGCCCTATGGCACGCCCTGCTCCGATTGCTTCGATCCGGAAAAGCAGAAGCTGGAATTGCTGCAGTGCGAAGTGGAGCAGTTGCAGAAGCGGTTGGCCGAGTTGCTGGCGCAGAAGCAGGCGCCCGAACTGCCTGCCGATGACGTCGCCCTGTTCAAGGAGCGTGGCCGGGCCTGA
- a CDS encoding DUF2794 domain-containing protein: protein MSNVTPFPAPNGQQQGQVGFDRLELQRIMDLYGRMVAAGHWRDYAMDLGREAAIFSAFRRSAERPEYRIEKRPALRNRQGMWALVGEAGHVLKRGQELQGILAPVERKLMRIVED from the coding sequence ATGTCCAATGTGACGCCGTTCCCAGCACCCAACGGCCAGCAACAGGGGCAGGTCGGGTTCGATCGCCTGGAATTGCAGCGGATCATGGATCTCTATGGCCGCATGGTCGCTGCCGGACACTGGCGCGACTATGCCATGGACCTGGGGCGTGAGGCGGCAATTTTCTCCGCTTTCCGGCGTTCTGCCGAGCGTCCTGAATATCGGATCGAGAAGCGGCCGGCGTTGCGCAACCGCCAGGGCATGTGGGCGCTGGTGGGTGAAGCGGGTCATGTGCTCAAGCGCGGGCAGGAGTTGCAGGGGATATTGGCGCCTGTCGAACGCAAATTGATGCGCATCGTCGAGGACTGA
- a CDS encoding UDP-glucose dehydrogenase family protein — MRIVMTGSGYVGLVSGACLADFGHEIICVDKDERKIAKLREGGVPIYEPGLADLIARNVKAGRLSFTTDLATSVADADVVFIAVGTPARRGDGHADLSYVYDAAREIAGALKGFTVVVTKSTVPVGTGDEVERIIRETNPDAQFAVASNPEFLREGAAIEDFKRPDRIVVGIEDERARPVMEEVYRPLYLNQAPLLFTGRRTSELIKYAANAFLAMKITYINEMAELCERVGADVQQVARGIGLDNRIGSKFLHAGPGYGGSCFPKDTLALVKTAEDSGAPIRLIETTVAINESRKRAMARKVIGVCNGSVRGKTIAVLGLTFKPNTDDMRDAPSLSIIQALQDGGAQIRAFDPEGIEAAQPLLQNVDFFHDPYAAAQGASAVVLVTEWDALRALDLSRLRGVMAGNGLVDLRNIYRPEVAEAAGFIYDSVGRGMAPEPEMLVEAAE, encoded by the coding sequence ATGCGGATCGTGATGACCGGATCTGGTTATGTTGGTCTGGTATCGGGCGCCTGCCTCGCGGATTTCGGCCACGAAATCATCTGCGTCGACAAGGATGAGCGCAAGATCGCCAAGTTGCGCGAAGGCGGCGTGCCGATCTATGAGCCGGGCCTGGCCGATCTCATCGCGCGCAACGTCAAGGCGGGCCGGTTGAGCTTCACGACCGATCTGGCAACGTCCGTGGCAGACGCCGATGTCGTCTTCATTGCGGTCGGTACGCCGGCGCGTCGGGGCGATGGCCATGCCGACCTCAGCTATGTCTATGATGCCGCGCGCGAGATTGCCGGGGCGCTCAAGGGCTTTACCGTTGTGGTTACGAAGTCGACCGTGCCGGTCGGCACCGGCGACGAAGTCGAACGGATCATTCGCGAAACCAATCCCGACGCCCAATTCGCGGTCGCCTCCAATCCCGAATTCCTGCGCGAGGGCGCCGCGATCGAGGATTTCAAGCGCCCGGATCGCATCGTCGTCGGCATCGAGGACGAGCGCGCACGCCCGGTGATGGAAGAGGTCTATCGCCCGCTCTATCTCAACCAGGCGCCACTGCTGTTTACCGGTCGTCGCACCAGCGAACTGATCAAATACGCCGCCAACGCCTTCCTGGCGATGAAGATCACCTATATCAACGAGATGGCCGAATTGTGCGAACGGGTCGGCGCGGATGTGCAACAGGTAGCGCGTGGGATCGGCCTTGATAACCGGATCGGTTCAAAATTTCTTCATGCTGGCCCCGGCTATGGTGGCTCCTGCTTCCCCAAGGACACGCTGGCACTGGTCAAGACGGCGGAAGATTCCGGCGCGCCCATTCGCCTGATCGAAACCACCGTCGCGATCAACGAAAGCCGCAAGCGCGCCATGGCGCGCAAGGTGATCGGCGTGTGCAACGGATCGGTGCGGGGCAAGACGATTGCGGTGCTGGGCCTGACCTTCAAGCCCAATACCGACGATATGCGTGATGCGCCGTCGCTGTCGATCATCCAGGCACTGCAGGATGGTGGCGCGCAGATCCGCGCCTTCGACCCCGAAGGGATCGAGGCGGCCCAGCCGCTGCTGCAGAATGTCGATTTCTTCCACGATCCCTATGCCGCAGCGCAGGGGGCATCGGCCGTCGTGCTGGTCACCGAATGGGACGCGCTGCGCGCGCTCGACCTGTCGCGCCTGCGCGGCGTGATGGCCGGCAATGGCCTGGTCGACCTGCGCAACATCTATCGGCCCGAAGTCGCTGAAGCGGCTGGATTTATCTATGACAGCGTTGGCCGTGGCATGGCGCCGGAGCCTGAAATGCTGGTTGAAGCTGCCGAGTAA